From one Nothobranchius furzeri strain GRZ-AD chromosome 2, NfurGRZ-RIMD1, whole genome shotgun sequence genomic stretch:
- the naga gene encoding alpha-N-acetylgalactosaminidase has product MNLAVLVFASAATLTTFALDNGLMRTPPMGWLAWERYRCDIDCEHDPKNCISENLFIDMADRLFEDGWKELGYVYVNIDDCWSLKTRDKQGRLQPDPKRFPGGIRKLSRYMHDRGLKLGIYGDMGNYTCMGYPGTPLDKIAVDAQTFADWEVDMFKFDGCYSNATDQEQGYPLMSKALNATGRPIGYSCSWPAYQGGLPPKVNYTQLGQLCNLWRNYGDIQDSWDSVLSIIDWVFENQDVLTPAAGPGRWNDPDMLIVGNFGLSKDQSRTQMALWAIMAAPLFMSTDLRVISGEARSILQNKMIIGINQDVLGFQGRRILKEKSGIEVFWRPLSNNASALVFFSRRTDMPYRYKTSLSKLNYTADSYKVTDVFTGKTDILKDSTDFVVSVNPTGVVMWYISAAGKLRFHHLSRDGKLHGPAYAAKENAIPPVFL; this is encoded by the exons ATGAATCTGGCTGTGCTCGTCTTTGCCTCCGCGGCCACCCTGACCACCTTTGCCCTTGACAACGGGCTGATGAGGACCCCTCCCATGGGCTGGTTGGCATGGGAACGGTACCGCTGTGACATCGACTGTGAACATGACCCCAAAAACTGCATCAG TGAGAATCTGTTCATCGACATGGCAGATAGACTCTTTGAGGACGGCTGGAAGGAACTCGGCTACGTCTACGTGAACATAGACGACTGTTGGTCCTTGAAGACCAGAGACAAGCAAGGACGGCTGCAGCCTGACCCTAAGAG GTTTCCAGGGGGAATCCGTAAGCTGTCCCGCTACATGCACGACCGAGGTCTCAAACTGGGCATCTACGGCGACATGGGCAACTACACCTGCATGGGCTACCCCGGCACCCCGCTGGATAAGATAGCTGTAGACGCTCAGACGTTCGCTGACTGGGAGGTGGACATGTTTAAATTTGATGGCTGCTACTCCAACGCCACAGATCAGGAGCAGG GATATCCTCTCATGTCAAAGGCTTTAAATGCTACAGGGCGCCCTATTGGCTACTCCTGCAGCTGGCCTGCATACCAAGGGGGGCTGCCACCAAAG GTAAATTACACCCAGCTGGGTCAGCTCTGCAATCTGTGGCGTAATTACGGTGACATCCAAGACTCCTGGGACAGCGTGCTGAGTATTATCGACTGGGTTTTTGAAAACCAGGATGTTCTGACCCCTGCGGCAGGACCTGGAAGGTGGAACGACCCTGACATG CTGATCGTTGGTAACTTTGGGCTAAGCAAGGATCAGTCTCGCACTCAGATGGCTCTGTGGGCTATCATGGCCGCTCCCCTTTTCATGTCCACCGACCTTCGCGTCATTAGTGGCGAGGCCCGCAGCATCCTGCAGAACAAAATGATCATCGGCATCAACCAGGACGTCTTGGGCTTCCAGGGAAGGCGCATTCTGAag GAGAAGAGTGGCATCGAGGTGTTCTGGCGCCCCCTGTCGAACAACGCCAGTGCCCTTGTTTTCTTCAGTCGGCGCACCGACATGCCGTATCGCTACAAGACTTCCCTCAGCAAACTCAACTACACCGCCGACAGCTACAAG GTCACTGATGTCTTTACTGGTAAAACCGACATCCTGAAGGACTCTACTGACTTCGTGGTGTCAGTGAACCCAACAGGTGTGGTCATGTGGTACATCTCTGCAGCTGGAAAACTACGCTTCCACCACTTGAGCAGAGATGGAAAACTCCATGGACCTGCCTACGCTGCTAAGGAAAACGCCATTCCCCCCGTCTTCCTTTGA